In Flavobacterium piscisymbiosum, the sequence CGAGAAGACCTGAAAAAATTTCATGCTAAAACTACTGCCGAAATTTTAGAAAAAGCAGGATACAATCAGGATTTTATCGATCGTGTTTCTTTTTTAATCGAAAAGAAATTATTGAAAAAAGATGCCGAAACACAATTGCTCGAAGATATTATTTGTCTGGTATTTTTAGAATATTATCTGGATCCGTTTGTGCACAAACACGACGATGAAAAACTAAAAAACATCATTAAAAAAACCTGGGATAAAATGTCTGAAAAAGGACATCAGGAAGCCTTAAAAATTAATTATTCTCAAGAAAATCTCAACTTAATAAAAGCCTCTTTAGGATTGTAATCTGATAGATGGAATACATTTAAAACAAATTTCATTTTAAGATAAAAGACAAATATTCACTTCGAATGAAAAAAAGCAATCAGGAAGCTGCAGATAAAATCAATTTCAAAAATTTACGCCGTTGGTATTTTTTTGCACTCTGGACTATTGCTATAACCGTCATTCTAAGTCAGATCCTCGTTCAGTACAATTTAAAACAACAATTAAGCGATTCTAAAATTATCAATATTTCAGGCAAACAGCGAATGCTGAGCCAGAAAATTGTAAAAGAGGTTTTGATTTTAAATTATGTTTCAGACACCGTTTCCCAAAAACAGATTTCGCATTTAAAAGATGTTCTCGAACTCTGGAAAACCACTCAAAACGCGCTTGAAAATGGCAACGACAGTTTGGCTTTTCCCAGAGAAAAAAGCGAAACTCTCAATAAATTGTATGCCGAAATCAATCCGGTTTTCAGTACTATCAGTCAATCAACCGATTCTTTTCTATTAAACTTAAAACAAAAAAGCAACTTAGCCCAGAATCAAACACTGGTTCAGACCATCCTGAAAAACGAAGGCGTTTTCCTTTCAAAAATGAATCGAATTGTAAGTCAGTACGATCTCGAAGCGCACGAAAAAGTTACAGAACAACGCAAAATAGAATATTGGATTTTTGCCTTTACACTTTTCGTTTTACTAATGGAGTTTTTCTTCATCTTCAAACCTACCAACAAAAAAATAGAAAAACTGATTGCCAAACTTTTATCGTCTGAAAAGAAAGCTTTAAAACTCGCTTACGACACTGAAATCATTAGCGAAATAAAAGAAAACTCAGTAAAAGAATTAAAGTCGCTGAATTACGCCATGGAAAATACGTTGCTGTATTGCCGTATTGCGCCAGATGGTTCGATCATTCATATTGGAGAAAAATTTGCCAAACTCTTAAATTACACCCGATTCTCCTCTGATAAAAAATTCTCTGAAGTACTAACAACCGATGAGAAAGAACAACTTAATATTGACCGAATCATCTTTGAAAAACACAGAAGTGGCTGGCAAGGCGAAATTAAAATAATCAATAAAGAAGCGCAGACTTTTTGGCTTGATTTATCCATGGTTCCCGTAACGATCAAAAAAGAAGAATCAGAACTTTTAATAATCTGTTTCAATATTACCGAGCGTAAAAAAGCACAACGCGAAGTCGAACGCCTGAATATCGAAAACAGTACTGAAAAAATCAATCAGCAAAAGATTATTTCGAGTAAAATTGTTGAAAATCAGGAAAACGAACAAAACCGAATCGCAAAAGAAATTCACGACGGAATTGGACAAATGCTTACCGGATTAAAATTTAGTCTCGAAAGTATCAATCTCGACGACAAAGAGAAATCAGCTCAAAAAATAGAATACCTAAAGAAACTATCACTCGATATTATAAAAGGCGTTCGTACCGCCACTTTCAACCTGATGCCTCCGGAACTGAGCGATCACGGCATCGTTTCCTCTTTGGCAAAACTTACCCAGGAACTTTCTAAACTAACCGGAAAAGAAATTCTGTTTTACAACAAAACCGACTTTAATCAGCGTTTAGATTCTCTAATCGAAATCAACATTTACCGACTAACGCAGGAAGCCATCAATAATGCCATAAAATATGCCGAATCATCGCATATAATCGTCCAGCTTTCGCACAGTAATACTTTGTTAAGCATTATCGTAGACGACAACGGAAAAGGCTTTGACATTCACGCCGTAGACAAAAAACGCAACAGCGAATCCGGAATGGGATTATTGTTTATGAAAGAGCGAATTCAATACGTAAACGGTCGCGTATTTATTAATTCTATTCCTGGCGAAGGAACGAGAATTACTTTTAATATTCCGATTTAGAAAAAGGAAATTCCGAATTTTAAAATTCCAAACCAATAGGAATCTTCACAAAATAAATTCCAAATTCCAATTCTTAGACAATCTTGTCAGGCTGAGCGAAGTCGAAGGAACACAATCTTAATCACCAATCTTTGATAAATGAATAATGTAATTCGCAGCAAACTTTGTCA encodes:
- a CDS encoding DUF4202 domain-containing protein; translated protein: MTTPFQKASEWIDAENAQDPNIEIDQNTEYPKELLYSNRMYERLMQFEPEASEQIQIASKAQHICRWKVARESYPMDRVGYLRWREDLKKFHAKTTAEILEKAGYNQDFIDRVSFLIEKKLLKKDAETQLLEDIICLVFLEYYLDPFVHKHDDEKLKNIIKKTWDKMSEKGHQEALKINYSQENLNLIKASLGL
- a CDS encoding ATP-binding protein, whose product is MKKSNQEAADKINFKNLRRWYFFALWTIAITVILSQILVQYNLKQQLSDSKIINISGKQRMLSQKIVKEVLILNYVSDTVSQKQISHLKDVLELWKTTQNALENGNDSLAFPREKSETLNKLYAEINPVFSTISQSTDSFLLNLKQKSNLAQNQTLVQTILKNEGVFLSKMNRIVSQYDLEAHEKVTEQRKIEYWIFAFTLFVLLMEFFFIFKPTNKKIEKLIAKLLSSEKKALKLAYDTEIISEIKENSVKELKSLNYAMENTLLYCRIAPDGSIIHIGEKFAKLLNYTRFSSDKKFSEVLTTDEKEQLNIDRIIFEKHRSGWQGEIKIINKEAQTFWLDLSMVPVTIKKEESELLIICFNITERKKAQREVERLNIENSTEKINQQKIISSKIVENQENEQNRIAKEIHDGIGQMLTGLKFSLESINLDDKEKSAQKIEYLKKLSLDIIKGVRTATFNLMPPELSDHGIVSSLAKLTQELSKLTGKEILFYNKTDFNQRLDSLIEINIYRLTQEAINNAIKYAESSHIIVQLSHSNTLLSIIVDDNGKGFDIHAVDKKRNSESGMGLLFMKERIQYVNGRVFINSIPGEGTRITFNIPI